Proteins from a genomic interval of Pseudoruegeria sp. SHC-113:
- the ccmD gene encoding heme exporter protein CcmD, with the protein MMPDLGKYGTEVLSAYAVSILLLVLLVLLSLWRSRRVRAELRDVEGRRKNG; encoded by the coding sequence ATGATGCCCGATCTTGGAAAATACGGCACAGAGGTGCTCTCGGCCTATGCGGTGTCGATCCTGCTCTTGGTCCTTTTGGTGCTGCTGAGCCTCTGGCGCTCCCGCCGGGTGCGCGCGGAGCTGCGTGACGTGGAAGGGCGTCGGAAGAATGGCTAA
- a CDS encoding DsbE family thiol:disulfide interchange protein: MAKVSPLMALPPLLFAGLAAMFLLGMQRENPDALPSAREGKPAPAVVLTQLGEGQPFTDETLRQPGVKLVNYWASWCAPCRVEHPTLTQLAEEGIPIYGINYKDREGDALAFLEELGNPYTAMGADPNGRMAINWGLYGVPETYVIDGEGNIVLRFAGPVTQRVLESTLRPAIEAASGGQ; encoded by the coding sequence ATGGCTAAAGTCTCCCCGCTGATGGCGCTGCCGCCGCTGCTCTTCGCAGGGCTCGCCGCGATGTTCCTTCTGGGCATGCAGCGCGAAAACCCTGACGCGCTGCCAAGCGCGCGGGAGGGCAAGCCAGCACCTGCCGTTGTGCTCACCCAACTGGGGGAGGGGCAGCCGTTCACAGATGAAACCCTGCGCCAGCCCGGCGTGAAGCTTGTGAACTACTGGGCCAGCTGGTGCGCGCCCTGCCGGGTAGAGCATCCGACGCTGACGCAACTGGCCGAGGAAGGCATCCCGATCTACGGCATCAACTACAAGGATCGCGAGGGCGACGCGCTCGCCTTCCTTGAGGAGTTGGGCAATCCCTATACGGCCATGGGGGCAGATCCCAATGGCCGCATGGCGATCAACTGGGGCCTTTATGGCGTGCCGGAAACCTATGTGATCGATGGTGAGGGCAACATCGTGCTGCGCTTTGCCGGCCCGGTGACGCAGCGCGTGCTCGAAAGCACGCTGCGCCCGGCGATTGAGGCGGCCTCCGGCGGGCAGTAG
- a CDS encoding chloride channel protein: MRIAIIALLTSFIAGVFAAGTLKLMVLLTDLIWHRPMAGTPLYILAACTLGGLLIGLTRHGNRDVQTLTEQIDAAIDPVQRKRTDIWLIALGAALAVGFGGALGPEAGLIAVVTELAALVSLLVARSAAEEREIGQASISAALAALYASPPGGAAIVHHEHTPGDWAEAKARSIAYLDFLAALAGVAGFWVTAQLIFSEGFHRIHLPHHTPPLDGTDILYSLLPGAMGALVGAAFLQARYHATRAVEARIASPVVQSTLGGFLFGLMAAALPILRFSGHHEFETMMEAAGSLGVLALVGLALAKALACTLCLSTGWRGGAIFPLIFAGGAMGYAAHFLQGSPNVAVAVAAGLAGATAAGLGRPMVALLILLFLVGTQTAIPIAVGIGFGMIAARFSPQITH, translated from the coding sequence ATGCGTATTGCGATCATTGCCTTGCTGACAAGCTTCATCGCAGGCGTCTTCGCGGCTGGCACTTTGAAGCTGATGGTGCTTCTCACCGATCTGATCTGGCATCGCCCGATGGCCGGCACGCCGCTCTACATCCTCGCCGCCTGCACGCTGGGCGGGCTGTTGATCGGCCTTACGCGCCATGGCAACCGGGATGTGCAGACGCTGACCGAGCAGATCGATGCCGCAATCGATCCGGTCCAGCGTAAGCGGACAGACATCTGGCTGATCGCGCTCGGCGCAGCACTGGCAGTGGGCTTTGGAGGCGCGCTTGGCCCGGAGGCCGGGCTGATCGCTGTTGTCACCGAACTGGCAGCGCTCGTCTCCCTGCTGGTGGCGCGTTCCGCGGCCGAGGAGCGCGAGATCGGTCAGGCAAGCATTTCGGCTGCACTGGCGGCGCTCTATGCGTCGCCTCCCGGCGGCGCGGCCATTGTCCACCACGAGCACACGCCCGGCGATTGGGCGGAAGCGAAGGCGCGCAGCATCGCCTATCTCGATTTCCTCGCCGCGCTCGCCGGGGTTGCGGGCTTCTGGGTGACGGCGCAGCTGATCTTCTCCGAAGGGTTCCACCGCATCCACTTGCCCCACCACACCCCGCCACTGGACGGCACCGACATCCTCTACAGCCTGCTGCCCGGCGCGATGGGCGCGCTCGTGGGCGCAGCCTTTCTGCAGGCCCGCTATCACGCCACGCGCGCCGTTGAGGCGCGGATCGCCAGCCCCGTCGTGCAATCCACTCTGGGCGGCTTCCTCTTTGGCCTGATGGCCGCCGCGCTGCCGATCCTGCGCTTTTCTGGCCATCACGAGTTCGAAACCATGATGGAGGCAGCGGGCAGCCTTGGGGTGCTCGCACTGGTGGGGCTCGCACTGGCCAAGGCACTGGCCTGCACGTTGTGCCTCTCCACCGGTTGGCGGGGCGGCGCGATCTTTCCGCTGATCTTCGCCGGCGGTGCCATGGGTTATGCCGCGCATTTCCTACAGGGATCACCAAATGTGGCTGTGGCCGTCGCGGCGGGCCTTGCCGGGGCAACGGCGGCAGGGCTGGGCCGGCCCATGGTGGCGCTGCTGATCCTGCTGTTCCTCGTTGGCACCCAGACGGCCATCCCAATCGCGGTTGGCATTGGCTTTGGCATGATCGCGGCCCGTTTCAGCCCGCAGATCACCCATTAA
- the acnA gene encoding aconitate hydratase AcnA has product MTVTVGTDTAKTRQTLSVGGKSIDYYSIPAAQAAGLGDFSCLPAALKVVLENLLRFEDEGFSVSVDDIKAFGDWAKNGGTNPREIAYRPARVLMQDFTGVPAVVDLAAMRDGLKALGGDPEQINPLNPVDLVIDHSVMIDEFGNPRAFQMNVDREYERNMERYTFLKWGQSAFNNFRVVPPGTGICHQVNLEYLAQTIWSDVDQNGVEVAYPDTLVGTDSHTTMVNGMAVLGWGVGGIEAEAAMLGQPISMLIPEVIGFELTGTMVEGTTGTDLVLKVVEMLRAKGVVGKFVEFYGEGLDRLPLADRATIANMAPEYGATCGFFPIDGETLRYMRNTGRDEARIALVEAYARANGMWRDADYAPIYTDTLHLDMGTIVPAISGPKRPQDYVALTEAKAAFRREMEETFKRPMGKQVPVAGEDYTMESGKVVIASITSCTNTSNPYVMIGAGLVARKAAALGLDRKPWVKTSLAPGSQVVSAYLEAAGLQEDLDKIGFNLVGYGCTTCIGNSGPIQTEISQAIAQGDLVATSVLSGNRNFEGRISPDVRANYLASPPLVVAYALAGTLDIDLTSEPLGQDQAGNPVYLKDIWPSTQEIAELVEKTVTREAFQAKYADVFKGDAKWQSVQTTDQKTYDWPPASTYVQNPPYFQNMSPEPGTITSIEGAKVLLVLGDMITTDHISPAGSFKETTPAGQYLIERQVAPREFNSYGSRRGNHEVMMRGTFANIRIKNEMLDGVEGGYTLGPDGAQTSVFDASMAYQAQGTPLVIFGGEQYGAGSSRDWAAKGTALLGVKAVIAESFERIHRSNLVGMGVIPFEFTGGDTRKSLGITGAETVSIHGLESVEPLQEVPCDITFADGTTKTITLKCRIDTAPEIEYIENGGVLHYVLRKLAKES; this is encoded by the coding sequence ATGACAGTGACCGTAGGCACCGATACCGCCAAAACCCGCCAGACGCTTTCCGTCGGTGGAAAAAGCATTGATTATTACTCTATTCCCGCCGCACAGGCCGCCGGCCTTGGCGATTTCTCCTGCCTTCCGGCCGCGCTAAAGGTTGTTCTCGAAAACCTCCTGCGCTTTGAGGATGAGGGATTTTCCGTTTCCGTGGACGACATCAAGGCCTTCGGTGACTGGGCCAAAAACGGCGGCACCAACCCGCGCGAGATCGCCTATCGCCCGGCCCGCGTGCTGATGCAGGATTTCACCGGCGTTCCGGCGGTGGTGGATCTGGCCGCCATGCGCGACGGGCTCAAGGCGCTTGGCGGCGATCCCGAGCAGATCAACCCGCTCAACCCGGTGGATCTGGTGATCGACCACTCGGTGATGATCGACGAATTCGGCAATCCGCGCGCCTTCCAGATGAACGTGGACCGCGAATACGAGCGCAACATGGAGCGCTACACATTCCTGAAATGGGGCCAGAGCGCCTTTAACAACTTCCGTGTGGTGCCGCCGGGCACCGGCATCTGCCATCAGGTGAACCTCGAATATCTCGCCCAGACGATTTGGAGCGACGTGGATCAGAACGGCGTGGAAGTCGCCTACCCCGACACGCTCGTGGGCACCGACAGCCACACGACGATGGTCAACGGCATGGCCGTGCTGGGCTGGGGCGTTGGCGGGATCGAGGCCGAGGCCGCGATGCTCGGGCAGCCGATCTCCATGCTGATTCCTGAAGTCATCGGCTTCGAGCTGACAGGCACCATGGTGGAAGGCACCACCGGCACCGATCTGGTGCTGAAAGTCGTGGAGATGCTGCGCGCCAAGGGCGTGGTGGGCAAATTCGTGGAGTTCTACGGCGAGGGGCTTGATCGCCTGCCGCTGGCGGACCGTGCCACCATCGCCAATATGGCGCCGGAATATGGCGCCACCTGCGGCTTCTTCCCGATCGACGGCGAGACCTTGCGCTACATGCGCAACACGGGCCGCGACGAGGCCCGCATCGCGCTGGTGGAGGCCTATGCCCGCGCCAACGGCATGTGGCGCGATGCCGACTACGCGCCGATTTACACCGACACGCTGCATCTGGACATGGGCACCATCGTGCCCGCCATTTCCGGCCCCAAACGCCCGCAGGATTACGTGGCGCTCACCGAGGCCAAGGCCGCCTTCCGCCGCGAGATGGAAGAGACGTTCAAGCGCCCGATGGGCAAGCAGGTGCCGGTCGCTGGGGAAGATTACACGATGGAGAGCGGCAAGGTCGTGATCGCCTCGATCACCTCCTGCACCAACACCTCCAACCCTTACGTGATGATCGGCGCGGGCCTTGTGGCGCGCAAAGCAGCCGCGCTGGGGCTGGATCGCAAGCCCTGGGTCAAAACCTCCCTCGCGCCCGGCTCCCAGGTGGTTTCAGCCTATCTGGAGGCTGCCGGGCTGCAGGAGGATCTGGACAAGATCGGCTTCAACCTCGTGGGCTATGGCTGCACCACCTGTATCGGCAACTCCGGCCCGATCCAGACGGAAATCTCTCAAGCCATCGCGCAGGGCGATCTGGTGGCCACCTCGGTGCTGTCGGGCAACCGCAACTTTGAAGGGCGCATCAGCCCCGACGTACGCGCCAACTACCTCGCCTCGCCGCCCCTCGTGGTGGCTTACGCGCTGGCCGGGACGCTGGACATCGACCTCACCAGCGAGCCGCTGGGGCAGGATCAGGCGGGCAATCCGGTGTACCTGAAGGACATCTGGCCCTCCACGCAGGAAATCGCCGAGTTGGTGGAGAAAACCGTCACCCGCGAGGCCTTCCAGGCGAAATATGCCGATGTCTTCAAGGGCGATGCGAAGTGGCAATCGGTGCAGACGACCGATCAGAAAACCTACGACTGGCCGCCCGCCTCCACCTATGTGCAGAACCCGCCCTATTTCCAGAACATGAGCCCCGAGCCGGGCACGATCACCAGCATCGAAGGCGCGAAGGTGCTCCTGGTGTTGGGCGACATGATCACGACCGACCACATCTCCCCGGCCGGCTCCTTCAAGGAAACCACGCCTGCAGGCCAATATCTGATCGAGCGGCAGGTCGCCCCGCGCGAGTTCAACTCCTACGGCTCGCGGCGCGGCAACCACGAGGTGATGATGCGCGGCACGTTTGCCAACATCCGCATCAAGAACGAAATGCTCGACGGTGTGGAAGGCGGCTACACGCTGGGGCCGGATGGTGCTCAGACCTCGGTCTTTGACGCCTCCATGGCCTATCAGGCGCAGGGCACGCCGCTGGTGATCTTCGGCGGCGAGCAATATGGCGCGGGCTCCAGCCGCGACTGGGCCGCCAAGGGCACCGCGCTTCTGGGGGTGAAGGCCGTGATCGCGGAGAGCTTCGAGCGCATCCACCGCTCCAATCTGGTGGGTATGGGGGTCATTCCCTTCGAGTTCACCGGTGGCGATACCCGCAAGTCTCTGGGAATCACCGGGGCGGAAACCGTGTCGATTCATGGGCTTGAAAGCGTGGAGCCGCTGCAGGAGGTGCCCTGCGACATCACCTTCGCCGATGGCACGACCAAGACGATCACGCTCAAATGCCGGATCGATACCGCGCCGGAGATTGAATACATCGAGAACGGTGGCGTGCTGCACTACGTACTGCGCAAACTGGCCAAGGAATCTTAA
- a CDS encoding DUF1223 domain-containing protein: protein MKRFTAWLAGAWLASMGAVFAAEEQGARLVVIELYTSQGCSSCPPADALLSELAKRDDVLPLALHVDYWDYIGWKDIFANPAHTARQKAYARAAGQRMVYTPQMVIDGAEHVVGNKPEEVDALIQLHAEDRSDITLAAQRSGAAISIRAEAGAGHGGDLVVQLVRYMPDATVEIGRGENAGRKLTYSNIVTSWMPIAKWDGRTPFALEAQAEGEDRAAVIIQRAGHGEILAAVRLD, encoded by the coding sequence ATGAAACGCTTTACGGCATGGCTGGCGGGGGCATGGCTCGCCTCGATGGGCGCTGTTTTCGCAGCCGAGGAGCAAGGCGCGCGCCTTGTGGTGATCGAGCTTTACACCTCGCAGGGCTGTTCGTCCTGCCCCCCGGCGGACGCTTTGCTAAGCGAGCTTGCCAAGCGTGACGACGTGCTGCCGCTGGCGCTGCATGTGGACTATTGGGATTACATCGGCTGGAAGGATATCTTCGCCAACCCCGCCCATACCGCGCGCCAGAAGGCCTATGCCCGCGCCGCCGGGCAGCGGATGGTCTATACCCCACAGATGGTGATCGACGGGGCCGAGCATGTGGTGGGCAACAAGCCCGAGGAAGTTGACGCGCTGATCCAGCTTCATGCCGAGGACCGTTCCGACATCACCCTTGCCGCACAGCGCAGCGGGGCGGCCATCTCGATCCGGGCTGAGGCCGGGGCCGGGCATGGCGGCGATCTGGTGGTGCAGCTTGTGCGCTACATGCCTGATGCGACGGTTGAGATCGGCCGGGGTGAGAACGCCGGACGCAAGCTGACCTACAGCAACATCGTCACGAGCTGGATGCCGATTGCCAAATGGGACGGGCGCACGCCCTTTGCGCTGGAAGCACAGGCCGAGGGCGAAGACCGGGCGGCGGTGATCATACAGCGTGCGGGCCATGGCGAGATCCTCGCGGCGGTCCGGCTGGACTGA
- a CDS encoding lysophospholipid acyltransferase family protein, with the protein MATKRNDLADRAVDLAARAVIGAARLLPYRTRVRAVGGLTAYVIGPLAGFPKRIRANLEYVGADLSEPEIRALCREVSRNVGRNLIEMYSAEEFKAHAAQTPVEGPGTDTLFAARDAGAPVVIVTAHFGSYDAARAAVVAQGCEIGGLYKPMTNPYFNAHYVEALSAIAKPMFPRGRKGLAEMLKFLKGGGMVGLLIDQDIANGALLEFFGKPARTPLSAAEMAIRYDAPMIPIFGIRKENGVDFRLEVQAPIPPGTAEEMTQAFNDRLEALVRENMGQWFWIHRRWEALKPRNLKASKTEG; encoded by the coding sequence ATGGCCACCAAACGCAACGATCTGGCCGACAGGGCTGTTGACCTCGCCGCGCGCGCGGTGATCGGCGCGGCCCGGCTTCTGCCCTATCGCACCCGCGTGCGCGCTGTGGGCGGGCTCACCGCCTATGTGATCGGGCCGCTTGCGGGCTTTCCCAAACGCATCCGCGCCAATCTGGAATACGTGGGGGCCGATCTTTCAGAGCCCGAGATCCGCGCGCTGTGCCGCGAGGTTTCGCGCAACGTGGGGCGCAACCTGATCGAGATGTATTCGGCGGAAGAGTTCAAAGCCCACGCCGCCCAGACACCGGTGGAAGGCCCCGGCACGGACACGCTCTTTGCCGCGCGCGACGCTGGCGCGCCGGTGGTGATCGTGACGGCCCATTTCGGCAGCTACGATGCCGCCCGCGCCGCCGTCGTGGCGCAGGGCTGCGAGATCGGCGGCCTCTATAAGCCGATGACGAACCCCTATTTCAACGCCCACTACGTGGAGGCCTTGAGCGCCATCGCTAAGCCGATGTTTCCACGCGGGCGCAAGGGGCTGGCGGAAATGCTGAAGTTCCTGAAAGGCGGCGGCATGGTCGGCCTGCTGATCGATCAGGACATCGCCAACGGCGCTCTGCTGGAGTTCTTCGGCAAGCCCGCCCGCACGCCGCTCTCGGCGGCGGAAATGGCGATCCGCTACGATGCGCCGATGATCCCGATCTTCGGCATCCGCAAGGAAAACGGTGTGGATTTCCGGCTGGAGGTGCAGGCCCCGATCCCACCCGGCACCGCGGAAGAGATGACACAGGCCTTCAACGACAGGCTCGAAGCCCTCGTGCGGGAGAACATGGGCCAGTGGTTCTGGATTCACCGCCGCTGGGAAGCGCTGAAACCGCGCAACCTGAAAGCGTCAAAGACAGAGGGCTAG
- a CDS encoding tetratricopeptide repeat protein: protein MRQVLSLPLTAALLCAPLAAFAAGSGSSDVSTPKCENGQVWDDKTERCVNAQDSRLNDDSRYEAVRRYAYADDLESALVALDAMSDQAEDRVLTYRGFIARKQGDAALAQSFYEMALAQNPDNILARSYMGQGYVEAGKLELAQAQLSEIRKRGGRNTWAEVSLRLAIGFGKGYSY from the coding sequence ATGCGCCAGGTACTTTCCCTCCCCCTCACCGCCGCGCTGCTCTGCGCCCCCCTCGCCGCTTTTGCCGCCGGGAGCGGCAGCTCCGATGTCTCCACGCCCAAATGCGAAAACGGGCAGGTCTGGGACGACAAGACCGAGCGCTGCGTGAACGCGCAGGACAGCCGGCTTAATGATGACAGCCGCTATGAGGCCGTGCGCCGATACGCCTACGCCGATGATCTGGAGTCTGCCCTCGTGGCGCTCGACGCGATGAGTGATCAGGCCGAGGATCGCGTGCTCACCTATCGCGGCTTCATTGCCCGCAAACAGGGCGACGCCGCTCTGGCCCAGAGCTTCTATGAAATGGCGCTGGCGCAGAACCCCGACAACATCCTTGCCCGCTCCTACATGGGGCAAGGCTATGTTGAAGCCGGCAAGCTTGAGCTGGCGCAAGCCCAGTTGAGCGAGATCCGCAAGCGCGGTGGCCGCAACACATGGGCCGAGGTGTCGCTGCGGCTCGCGATCGGCTTCGGCAAGGGCTATTCCTACTGA
- a CDS encoding DsbA family protein encodes MANPIRVDIVSDVVCPWCIVGYSQLKRASEETGIPLEIQWHPFELNPQMPSEGQNLREHIMEKYGSSAADSQAARDRLTDLGADLGFTFAFTDDMRMVNTFRAHQLIHWADEHGKGHAAKQALFTAYFTERRDLNDPEVLADVAESLGLSREEALKMLESETLAQTVRQVEQFWLQQGISGVPAMVFERQNLVTGAQGEANYANILRHLAEAPAA; translated from the coding sequence ATGGCAAACCCGATCCGCGTGGACATCGTCTCTGATGTGGTCTGCCCGTGGTGCATCGTGGGCTACAGCCAGCTGAAGAGGGCCTCGGAAGAGACGGGTATTCCGCTGGAAATTCAGTGGCACCCGTTCGAGTTGAACCCGCAGATGCCTTCGGAAGGCCAGAACCTGCGCGAGCACATCATGGAGAAATACGGCTCCAGCGCGGCCGATTCCCAGGCGGCGCGGGATCGGCTCACCGATCTGGGGGCCGATCTGGGCTTCACCTTCGCCTTCACCGACGACATGCGCATGGTCAACACTTTCCGCGCGCATCAACTGATCCATTGGGCCGATGAGCACGGCAAGGGCCACGCCGCCAAACAGGCGCTGTTCACAGCCTATTTCACCGAGCGACGCGATCTGAACGACCCTGAGGTGCTGGCCGATGTGGCCGAAAGCCTTGGCCTGTCCCGCGAGGAGGCGCTCAAAATGCTGGAGAGCGAAACACTGGCGCAAACCGTGCGGCAGGTGGAGCAGTTCTGGCTTCAGCAGGGCATCAGCGGCGTGCCTGCCATGGTGTTTGAGCGCCAGAATCTGGTGACAGGCGCGCAGGGCGAGGCCAATTACGCCAATATTCTCAGGCACCTCGCCGAGGCCCCGGCGGCCTGA
- a CDS encoding glutathione S-transferase family protein, with product MSQPDILLYTANTMNGWKPLIFLHEAEIDYELRPVDLGKREQKAPDYLALNPNGRIPTIVDRGNGDFAVFESGAILWYLAEKYDRFLSHDPKERSETLQWLMFQMGGIGPMMGQAMFFQRIAKPNGDEVPYAINRYVAESRRLLEVLDTRLKGRDWMVGDAMSIADIATYPWARSHFWATVSVDGLPHLQAWFDRLDAMPRVQEALQLPEPRPAAFGQGDIDTAARENAARFKEQ from the coding sequence ATGTCGCAGCCTGATATCCTGCTCTATACGGCGAACACGATGAACGGCTGGAAGCCGTTGATCTTCCTGCATGAAGCCGAGATCGACTACGAGTTGCGCCCGGTGGATCTGGGCAAGCGAGAGCAGAAGGCGCCCGACTATCTGGCGCTGAACCCCAACGGGCGCATCCCCACCATCGTGGATCGTGGCAACGGCGATTTCGCCGTCTTCGAAAGCGGCGCGATCCTCTGGTATCTGGCCGAGAAGTATGACCGCTTCCTGAGCCACGATCCCAAGGAGCGCTCTGAAACGCTGCAGTGGCTGATGTTCCAGATGGGCGGCATTGGCCCGATGATGGGTCAGGCGATGTTCTTCCAGCGCATCGCTAAGCCCAATGGCGATGAGGTGCCTTATGCGATCAACCGCTACGTGGCCGAAAGCCGCCGCCTGCTGGAGGTGCTGGACACCCGCCTCAAAGGGCGCGACTGGATGGTGGGCGATGCCATGAGCATTGCCGACATCGCCACCTACCCCTGGGCGCGCAGCCATTTCTGGGCCACGGTGAGCGTGGACGGCCTGCCGCATTTGCAGGCGTGGTTTGACAGGCTCGACGCCATGCCCCGTGTGCAGGAAGCCCTGCAACTGCCCGAGCCCCGCCCCGCAGCCTTCGGGCAGGGCGACATCGACACTGCGGCGCGCGAGAATGCCGCCCGTTTCAAGGAGCAATAA
- a CDS encoding NAD(P)H-dependent oxidoreductase — translation MSKILLLNGTQPYPHAPGHLNKAFIERAEAWLTSRGHDVRHSAVADPYDIDEEIAKHQWADKVIVQFPVNWMGVPWSFKKYMDEVYSAGMDGRLGNGDGRSSTAPDENYGMGGVLTDTAYMLSVTFNAPRAAFDNPQDAFFKGQSVDDLLGHVHLTYRFLGLPQEATFAAHDVVKNPQIEADFARFEAHLAEVFEESAHVAA, via the coding sequence ATGAGCAAGATCCTCCTGCTGAACGGCACCCAGCCCTATCCCCATGCCCCCGGCCATCTGAACAAGGCCTTCATCGAGCGCGCCGAGGCGTGGCTTACGTCGCGCGGCCATGACGTGCGCCATTCCGCTGTGGCCGATCCCTATGATATCGATGAAGAAATCGCCAAGCACCAGTGGGCGGACAAGGTCATCGTGCAATTTCCCGTGAACTGGATGGGGGTGCCGTGGTCTTTCAAGAAATACATGGATGAGGTCTATTCCGCCGGGATGGACGGGCGGCTGGGCAATGGCGATGGCCGTTCTTCCACCGCCCCGGATGAGAATTACGGCATGGGCGGCGTGCTGACAGACACGGCTTACATGCTGTCCGTCACCTTCAACGCACCGCGCGCGGCCTTCGACAACCCGCAGGACGCCTTCTTCAAGGGCCAGAGCGTGGATGATCTGCTGGGCCACGTGCATCTGACCTACCGCTTCCTCGGCCTGCCGCAGGAGGCCACATTCGCCGCTCATGACGTGGTGAAGAACCCGCAGATCGAGGCCGATTTCGCCCGGTTCGAGGCGCATCTGGCAGAGGTTTTTGAAGAGAGCGCCCATGTCGCAGCCTGA
- a CDS encoding winged helix-turn-helix transcriptional regulator, producing the protein MTLQRKFTPAPLASCTEPCSIENGMRIIGGKWTGSILWHLKDGPLRFNDIARVVGGASKKMIAERLRQLEARGLVRREVMDTAPVSVQYEVTDLGRTALGFLDELRKWTESLPPEAES; encoded by the coding sequence ATGACCCTCCAGCGAAAATTCACGCCCGCCCCCCTGGCCTCCTGCACCGAGCCCTGTTCCATCGAGAACGGCATGCGCATCATTGGCGGCAAATGGACGGGCTCGATCCTTTGGCACCTGAAGGATGGCCCGCTGCGGTTCAACGATATTGCCCGCGTGGTGGGCGGGGCCTCCAAGAAGATGATCGCCGAACGCCTGCGCCAGCTGGAAGCGCGCGGCCTTGTGCGACGCGAGGTGATGGATACCGCGCCGGTTTCGGTTCAGTACGAGGTGACGGACCTCGGCCGCACCGCGCTCGGCTTTCTGGATGAGCTGCGCAAATGGACGGAAAGCCTGCCGCCCGAAGCCGAAAGCTGA